Proteins co-encoded in one Ruegeria sp. YS9 genomic window:
- a CDS encoding ammonium transporter: MNGADTAWIIVATALVLFMTLPGLALFYGGLVRARNVLSVFMHCFSIACLMSVLWLVAGYSIAFGPGESGLWGGLGKVFLNGVDVDSLAGTLPEILFFAFQMTFAIITPALIVGAYVERVGFGFVLTFSALWMLLCYAPVVHWIWGGGMLADGGILGEIGVRDFAGGIVVHETAGLAALIIAVILGPRRNRTTPPHNPGYVMIGAAMLWVGWFGFNGGSQLAADGGAAMALTVTHLSAATASLSWALWERIRFGKASMVGLVTGTIAGLASITPASGFVGPVQALIIGAVAGVLCQEAVSVVRNKLNIDDTLDVFAVHGVGGIFGTLMIALFGLGTWTAQLGGLIIVGVFTAVVTFVLVKLVAQITPLRVDAETETNGLDLSVHGERAYDMSS, from the coding sequence ATGAACGGAGCCGATACAGCCTGGATCATCGTTGCAACCGCGTTGGTCCTATTCATGACATTGCCGGGCCTCGCCCTGTTCTATGGCGGCCTCGTGCGTGCCCGAAATGTCCTCAGCGTGTTCATGCATTGCTTTTCAATTGCCTGTTTGATGAGCGTTCTATGGCTGGTCGCTGGGTATTCCATCGCGTTCGGCCCCGGTGAAAGCGGGCTTTGGGGTGGTTTGGGCAAGGTCTTCTTAAACGGCGTCGACGTGGACAGCCTTGCGGGAACCCTGCCCGAGATCCTGTTCTTTGCCTTCCAGATGACCTTCGCCATCATCACCCCGGCGTTGATCGTGGGCGCCTATGTCGAACGTGTGGGCTTTGGCTTTGTCCTGACCTTCTCGGCGCTGTGGATGCTGCTGTGCTATGCGCCCGTGGTGCACTGGATCTGGGGTGGAGGGATGCTGGCTGATGGCGGCATTCTGGGCGAGATCGGCGTGCGCGACTTTGCGGGCGGTATCGTGGTGCACGAAACCGCTGGTCTGGCAGCCTTGATCATCGCGGTCATCCTCGGGCCGCGCCGCAACCGCACGACACCGCCGCACAACCCCGGTTATGTCATGATCGGTGCCGCAATGCTGTGGGTCGGCTGGTTCGGTTTCAACGGTGGTTCGCAACTGGCCGCTGATGGCGGAGCGGCGATGGCCCTGACCGTCACGCACCTGTCCGCAGCCACCGCTTCGCTGAGCTGGGCCCTGTGGGAACGTATCCGTTTTGGCAAGGCCTCGATGGTCGGTCTTGTCACGGGCACAATCGCGGGTCTGGCCTCGATCACGCCCGCTTCGGGTTTCGTCGGACCGGTTCAGGCCCTGATCATTGGCGCCGTGGCCGGCGTTCTGTGTCAGGAAGCCGTCAGCGTGGTGCGCAACAAGCTGAATATCGACGACACGCTGGATGTATTCGCCGTGCATGGCGTCGGCGGTATCTTCGGCACGCTCATGATCGCCCTGTTTGGCCTCGGAACCTGGACCGCTCAGTTGGGCGGGCTGATTATCGTGGGTGTCTTTACGGCAGTTGTCACGTTTGTGTTGGTCAAACTGGTTGCACAGATCACGCCACTTCGCGTAGACGCCGAGACCGAGACAAATGGCCTCGACCTCTCGGTACATGGCGAGCGGGCCTATGACATGAGCAGTTAA
- a CDS encoding phosphatidylglycerophosphatase A — protein MNAAQMIGTVGGVGYLRPAPGTWGSLVALPMAWLLHTLGGFPLLAIATVAVFFGGLWATRVMTRGQDDHDPSEIVIDEVAGQFIALWAISYPSWAHGIDITALWPGWVAGFILFRLFDITKPGPIGWADRRGDPMGVMLDDVIAGVFAAIGVMVLAGIAHGVLGL, from the coding sequence ATGAACGCGGCACAGATGATCGGTACGGTTGGCGGCGTTGGCTATTTGCGCCCCGCCCCTGGCACCTGGGGATCACTGGTGGCCCTGCCGATGGCCTGGTTATTGCACACGCTGGGTGGTTTCCCGTTGCTGGCGATCGCAACGGTTGCAGTTTTTTTCGGCGGCCTTTGGGCCACGCGGGTGATGACCAGGGGTCAGGATGACCACGACCCGTCCGAAATCGTCATTGACGAAGTCGCAGGCCAGTTCATCGCGCTTTGGGCGATTTCCTATCCGTCCTGGGCGCATGGAATCGACATTACCGCGCTCTGGCCCGGCTGGGTTGCTGGGTTCATCCTGTTCCGTCTGTTCGACATCACCAAACCGGGGCCCATTGGTTGGGCTGATCGCCGCGGAGATCCGATGGGCGTGATGCTGGACGACGTGATTGCGGGTGTTTTTGCAGCCATCGGCGTGATGGTTCTGGCAGGTATAGCACACGGAGTTCTGGGGCTATGA
- a CDS encoding bifunctional 2-C-methyl-D-erythritol 4-phosphate cytidylyltransferase/2-C-methyl-D-erythritol 2,4-cyclodiphosphate synthase, producing the protein MTTAAIIVAAGRGSRAGGGVPKQWRSLAGRRVADWTIERFRGQVDHIVLVLSDEDSAAWEDFRETDLILASGGTDRAGSVRNGLAALADRTVQRVLIHDVARPCVTRRIITDVLNALETCPAAAPGLAVTDALWIGHEQAVTGTQDRSNLFAAQTPQGFHYGAITAAHAAHPGGAADDVEVARAAGLDVCIVPGDADNLKITRPEDFARAERIMGTDMDVRLGNGYDVHRFGDGDHVILCGVKVPHDRGLQGHSDADVGMHAVTDAIYGALAQGDIGQHFPPSDPQWKGAASEIFLRHAVELAERMGYRISNVDCTLVCEYPKIGPHSETMREKMSEIMGLRADQVSVKATTSERLGFTGRGEGIASLATACLVKA; encoded by the coding sequence ATGACAACAGCCGCCATCATAGTCGCCGCCGGTCGCGGGTCGCGCGCCGGGGGTGGCGTGCCAAAGCAATGGCGCAGCCTTGCGGGCCGGCGGGTGGCCGATTGGACGATCGAGCGCTTTCGAGGACAGGTGGATCACATAGTTCTGGTGCTGTCCGACGAAGATAGCGCCGCATGGGAAGACTTCCGTGAAACCGACCTGATCCTGGCTTCGGGCGGAACGGATCGCGCGGGATCGGTGCGCAACGGATTGGCTGCTCTGGCCGACCGGACCGTGCAGCGCGTTTTGATCCACGACGTTGCACGGCCTTGCGTCACGCGCCGCATCATCACCGACGTTCTGAACGCCCTGGAAACATGTCCGGCGGCGGCGCCCGGGCTGGCGGTGACAGATGCGCTGTGGATCGGGCATGAACAGGCTGTGACCGGCACGCAGGATCGCAGCAACCTGTTCGCCGCGCAAACTCCGCAAGGGTTTCACTATGGTGCCATCACCGCTGCCCACGCCGCCCATCCGGGCGGCGCGGCAGATGATGTCGAGGTTGCCCGAGCCGCCGGGCTCGATGTCTGCATCGTACCGGGCGATGCCGACAATCTGAAAATCACCCGCCCCGAGGATTTTGCCCGGGCGGAACGCATAATGGGAACGGACATGGATGTAAGGCTGGGCAACGGGTACGACGTGCACCGTTTTGGCGATGGGGATCATGTGATCCTTTGCGGTGTGAAGGTGCCGCATGACCGCGGGCTGCAAGGCCATTCGGATGCCGATGTCGGGATGCACGCAGTCACCGATGCGATCTATGGCGCACTGGCACAGGGCGATATCGGACAGCATTTCCCACCTTCGGATCCACAATGGAAAGGCGCAGCCAGCGAGATTTTCCTGCGCCACGCGGTCGAGTTGGCGGAACGGATGGGATACCGTATCTCGAACGTCGATTGCACGTTGGTCTGCGAATATCCGAAAATTGGCCCGCATTCAGAAACCATGCGGGAAAAGATGTCTGAGATCATGGGCCTGCGCGCAGATCAGGTTTCGGTCAAGGCGACAACGTCCGAGCGTCTGGGCTTTACCGGCCGCGGCGAGGGCATCGCCTCGCTCGCCACAGCCTGTCTGGTGAAGGCATGA
- a CDS encoding CinA family protein, producing MNVTDLLDRAKAQGVMIATAESCTGGMVAAALTDIPGSSAVVDRGFVTYTNEAKQDMLGVQAETLNAHGAVSEEVAREMAEGALRNSLAQLAVAITGIAGPGGSEFKPEGRVCFGLAAEGRPTHVETVEFGAPGRDAVRRAARDHALALLYTALSAGA from the coding sequence ATGAACGTGACAGACCTGCTGGACCGCGCCAAGGCGCAAGGCGTGATGATCGCCACCGCCGAAAGCTGTACCGGCGGCATGGTCGCTGCGGCCCTGACTGACATTCCCGGCAGCTCTGCCGTCGTGGATCGGGGTTTCGTCACCTACACCAACGAAGCCAAACAGGACATGTTGGGCGTTCAGGCCGAAACGCTGAACGCGCACGGTGCGGTTTCCGAAGAAGTTGCCCGCGAAATGGCAGAAGGCGCGCTGCGCAATTCATTGGCGCAACTTGCCGTCGCGATCACCGGTATTGCCGGGCCGGGCGGGTCCGAATTCAAACCCGAAGGGCGTGTGTGTTTCGGGTTGGCCGCCGAGGGGCGGCCGACGCATGTCGAAACCGTCGAATTCGGCGCACCCGGTCGCGATGCCGTGCGGCGCGCGGCGCGTGACCACGCCTTGGCCCTGCTGTATACGGCCCTTTCCGCAGGCGCCTAA